A region from the Hippoglossus hippoglossus isolate fHipHip1 chromosome 18, fHipHip1.pri, whole genome shotgun sequence genome encodes:
- the zgc:92429 gene encoding cysteine and histidine-rich domain-containing protein 1 has translation MTLLCYNKGCGEKYEADQNKADSCLFHPGVPIFHDALKGWSCCRKRTTDFSEFLSIKGCTRGRHSDVQPQEPLRPEVTSDKGEIKHANDREIIYQGPKSAETLQRERPSSEEPKTKLPQKVSASLAQVLEKLEINDRADKEQKESQTVMQGTRCKNSGCKTTFDGPETDLEVCTHHPGGPVFHEGYKYWSCCCIRTIDFNAFLDQKGCTTGKHRWIPKQDKKKVACRHDWHQTEDNVVVTIYAKNANPEFTCIEANGTVLSCQIQFESNKLFKRDFHLWGVMDVKQSSVNMVPTKVEVFLRKADQVSWGKLEDPNHKPEPEPEENFAETQQPDWDIADDDISDSDEEWAYDTPENKQLLKDKEEQKKKAEEVQRKEVEEEMKRATEQRRKAEEEAEEQRRKEEAEGYEDIPDLE, from the exons atgacTCTGCTCTGCTACAACAAAGGCTGTGGAGAGAAATATGAGGCCGACCAGAACAAGGCCG ATTCCTGCCTCTTCCACCCGGGCGTCCCCATCTTCCACGACGCTCTGaag GGTTggtcctgctgcaggaagagaacCACGGACTTCTCCGAGTTCCTCTCCATCAAG GGTTGCACCCGTGGGCGTCACAGCGATGTGCAGCCCCAGGAGCCTCTCCGGCCGGAGGTGACTTCAGATAAAGGAGAAATCAAACATGCCAACGACCGAGAGATAATCTACCAGGGACCCAAGTCTGCAGAGacgctgcagagagagagacccag ttCAGAGGAGCCAAAGACCAAATTGCCGCAGAAAGTGTCGGCGTCTCTGGCTCAAGTTCTGGAGAAGCTGGAGATCAATGACAGAGCCGACAAGGAGCAGAAAG AGAGTCAGACTGTGATGCAGGGAACTCGCTGCAAGAACTCAGGATGCAAAACA acCTTTGACGGTCCAGAGACGGACCTGGAGGTGTGCACCCACCACCCGGGTGGACCCGTCTTCCACGAGGG GTACAAGtactggagctgctgctgcatcaggaCGATAGACTTCAACGCCTTCCTGGACCAGAAGGGCTGCACCACAGGGAAACATCGCTGGATCCCCAAGCAG GACAAGAAGAAGGTGGCGTGTCGACATGATTGGCACCAAACTGAAGATAATGTTGTTGTAACGATTTACGCCAAGAACGCAAACCCTGAGTTCACCTGCATCGAGGCGAACGGGACCGTG CTCTCGTGTCAAATCCAGTTCGAGAGCAACAAGCTTTTCAAGAGAGACTTCCACCTGTGGGGG GTGATGGACGTCAAGCAGAGCTCCGTCAACATGGTGCCGACCAAGGTGGAGGTTTTCCTGCGTAAGGCCGACCAGGTGTCCTGGGGCAAACTGGAGGATCCCAACCACAAACCTGAGCCGGAGCCCGAGGAGAACTTCGCCGAGACCCAGCAGCCCGACTGGGACATCGCCGACGACGACATCAGCGACTCGGACGAAGAGTGGGCCTACGACACGCCGGAGAATAAACAGCTGTTAAAGgacaaagaggagcagaagaagaaagcgGAAGAGgtgcagaggaaggaggtggaggaggagatgaagagggcgacggagcagaggaggaaggcggaggaggaggcggaggagcagaggaggaaggaagaagcCGAAGGATACGAGGACATACCCGATCTGGAGTGA